From a region of the Tursiops truncatus isolate mTurTru1 chromosome 13, mTurTru1.mat.Y, whole genome shotgun sequence genome:
- the CXXC1 gene encoding CXXC-type zinc finger protein 1 isoform X2, with protein sequence MEADASDPEPPDAGEDSKSENGENAPIYCICRKPDINCFMIGCDNCNEWFHGDCIRITEKMAKAIREWYCRECREKDPKLEIRYRHKKSRERDSTERDGSEPRDEGGGRKRPAPDLDLQRRAGSGTGVGAMLARGSASPHKSSPQPLVATPSQHHQQQQQIKRSARMCGECEACRRTEDCGHCDFCRDMKKFGGPNKIRQKCRLRQCQLRARESYKYFPSSLSPVMPSESLPRPRRPLPTQQQPQPSQKLGRIREDEGAVAAAAVKELPEATATPEPLSDEDLPLDPDLYQDFCAGAFDDHGLPWMSDTEESPFLDPALRKRAVKVKHVKRREKKSEKKKEERYKRHRQKQKHKDKWKHPERTDAKDPALLPQCLGPGCVRAAQPGSKYCSDDCGMKLAANRIYEILPQRIQQWQQSPCIAEEHGKKLLERIRREQQSARTRLQEMERRFHELEAIILRAKQQAVREDEESNEGDSDDTDLQIFCVSCGHPINPRVALRHMERCYAKYESQTSFGSMYPTRIEGATRLFCDVYNPQSKTYCKRLQVLCPEHSRDPKVPADEVCGCPLVRDVFELTGEFCRLPKRQCNRHYCWEKLRRAEVDLERVRVWYKLDELFEQERNVRTAMTNRAGLLALMLHQTIQHDPLTTDLRSSADR encoded by the exons ATG GAGGCGGACGCTTCAGACCCAGAGCCTCCAGATGCCGGGGAGGACAGCAAGTCAGAGAACGGGGAAAACGCGCCCATCTACTGCATCTGCCGCAAACCAGACATCAACTGCTTCATGAT CGGCTGTGACAACTGCAACGAGTGGTTTCATGGGGACTGCATCCGGATCACTGAGAAGATGGCCAAGGCCATCCGGGAGTGGTACTGCCGGGAGTGCCGAG AGAAGGACCCCAAGCTGGAGATCCGCTATCGGCACAAGAAGTCACGGGAGAGGGACAGCACTGAGCGAGACGGCAGTGAGCCCCGGGATGAGGGTGGAGGGCGCAAGAGACCTGCCCCGGATCTGGACCTGCAGCGCCGGGCGGGGTCAGGGACAGGGGTTGGGGCCATGCTTGCTCGGGGCTCTGCTTCGCCCCACAAATCCTCTCCACAGCCCCTGGTGGCCACACCCAGCCAG catcaccagcagcagcagcagatcAAACGGTCAGCCCGTATGTGTGGTGAGTGTGAGGCCTGCCGGCGCACCGAAGACTGTGGCCACTGTGACTTCTGCCGAGACATGAAGAAGTTTGGGGGCCCCAACAAGATCCGGCAGAAGTGCCGGCTGCGTCAGTGCCAGCTTCGGGCCCGG GAATCGTACAAGTACTTCCCTTCCTCG CTCTCGCCGGTGATGCCCTCAGAGTCCCTGCCAAGGCCTCGCCGGCCACTGCCCACCCAGCAGCAGCCACAGCCGTCGCAGAAGCTGGGGCGTATCCGCGAGGACGAgggggcagtggcagcagcagcagtcaaGGAGCTGCCTGAGGCTACGGCTACACCCGAGCCACTCTCGGACGAGGACCTCCCACTGGACCCTGACCTGTACCAGGACTTCTGTGCAGGAGCCTTTGATGACCATGGCCTG CCCTGGATGAGTGACACGGAGGAGTCCCCGTTCCTGGACCCTGCGCTGCGGAAGAGGGCGGTGAAAGTGAAGCATGTGAAGCGTCGGGAGAAGAAGTCTGAGAAGAAG aaggaagaaagatacAAGCGGCATCGGCAGAAGCAGAAGCACAAGGACAAATGGAAACACCCGGAGCGCACTGACGCCAAGGACCCTGCGTTGCTGCCGCAGTGCCTGGGCCCTGGCTGTGTGCGCGCTGCCCAGCCCGGCTCCAAGTATTGCTCAGATGACTGCGGCATGAAGTTGGCAGCCAA CCGCATCTACGAGATCCTCCCCCAGCGCATCCAGCAGTGGCAGCAGAGCCCCTGCATTGCTGAGGAGCACGGCAAGAAGCTGCTCGAACGCATCCGCCGGGAGCAGCAGAGCGCCCGCACCCGCCTTCAGGAAATGGAGCGCCGATTCCACGAGCTCGAGGCCATTATCCTGCGGGCCAAACAGCAGGCTGTGCGCGAGGACGAGGAG AGCAATGAGGGTGACAGCGATGACACGGACCTGCAGATCTTCTGTGTCTCCTGCGGGCACCCCATCAACCCACGTGTTGCCTTGCGCCACATGGAGCGCTGTTACGCCAAG TACGAAAGCCAGACGTCCTTTGGGTCCATGTACCCGACCCGCATCGAGGG GGCCACACGACTCTTCTGCGACGTCTACAATCCTCAGAGCAAGACATACTGCAAGCGGCTCCAGGTGCTGTGCCCCGAGCACTCACGGGACCCCAAA GTGCCAGCTGACGAGGTATGCGGGTGCCCCCTTGTACGTGACGTCTTTGAGCTCACGGGTGAGTTCTGCCGCCTGCCCAAGCGCCAGTGCAACCGCCACTACTGCTGGGAGAAGCTGCGGCGTGCCGAGGTGGACCTGGAGCGCGTGCGCGTG TGGTACAAGCTGGACGAGCTGTTTGAGCAAGAGCGCAATGTCCGCACTGCCATGACCAACCGGGCGGGCTTACTGGCCCTGATGCTGCACCAAACCATCCAGCACGACCCGCTCACGACCGACCTGCGCTCCAGCGCCGACCGCTGA
- the CXXC1 gene encoding CXXC-type zinc finger protein 1 isoform X3, with protein sequence MEPCWGLPQEADASDPEPPDAGEDSKSENGENAPIYCICRKPDINCFMIGCDNCNEWFHGDCIRITEKMAKAIREWYCRECREKDPKLEIRYRHKKSRERDSTERDGSEPRDEGGGRKRPAPDLDLQRRAGSGTGVGAMLARGSASPHKSSPQPLVATPSQHHQQQQQIKRSARMCGECEACRRTEDCGHCDFCRDMKKFGGPNKIRQKCRLRQCQLRARLSPVMPSESLPRPRRPLPTQQQPQPSQKLGRIREDEGAVAAAAVKELPEATATPEPLSDEDLPLDPDLYQDFCAGAFDDHGLPWMSDTEESPFLDPALRKRAVKVKHVKRREKKSEKKKEERYKRHRQKQKHKDKWKHPERTDAKDPALLPQCLGPGCVRAAQPGSKYCSDDCGMKLAANRIYEILPQRIQQWQQSPCIAEEHGKKLLERIRREQQSARTRLQEMERRFHELEAIILRAKQQAVREDEESNEGDSDDTDLQIFCVSCGHPINPRVALRHMERCYAKYESQTSFGSMYPTRIEGATRLFCDVYNPQSKTYCKRLQVLCPEHSRDPKVPADEVCGCPLVRDVFELTGEFCRLPKRQCNRHYCWEKLRRAEVDLERVRVWYKLDELFEQERNVRTAMTNRAGLLALMLHQTIQHDPLTTDLRSSADR encoded by the exons ATG GAGCCATGTTGGGGGCTCCCACAGGAGGCGGACGCTTCAGACCCAGAGCCTCCAGATGCCGGGGAGGACAGCAAGTCAGAGAACGGGGAAAACGCGCCCATCTACTGCATCTGCCGCAAACCAGACATCAACTGCTTCATGAT CGGCTGTGACAACTGCAACGAGTGGTTTCATGGGGACTGCATCCGGATCACTGAGAAGATGGCCAAGGCCATCCGGGAGTGGTACTGCCGGGAGTGCCGAG AGAAGGACCCCAAGCTGGAGATCCGCTATCGGCACAAGAAGTCACGGGAGAGGGACAGCACTGAGCGAGACGGCAGTGAGCCCCGGGATGAGGGTGGAGGGCGCAAGAGACCTGCCCCGGATCTGGACCTGCAGCGCCGGGCGGGGTCAGGGACAGGGGTTGGGGCCATGCTTGCTCGGGGCTCTGCTTCGCCCCACAAATCCTCTCCACAGCCCCTGGTGGCCACACCCAGCCAG catcaccagcagcagcagcagatcAAACGGTCAGCCCGTATGTGTGGTGAGTGTGAGGCCTGCCGGCGCACCGAAGACTGTGGCCACTGTGACTTCTGCCGAGACATGAAGAAGTTTGGGGGCCCCAACAAGATCCGGCAGAAGTGCCGGCTGCGTCAGTGCCAGCTTCGGGCCCGG CTCTCGCCGGTGATGCCCTCAGAGTCCCTGCCAAGGCCTCGCCGGCCACTGCCCACCCAGCAGCAGCCACAGCCGTCGCAGAAGCTGGGGCGTATCCGCGAGGACGAgggggcagtggcagcagcagcagtcaaGGAGCTGCCTGAGGCTACGGCTACACCCGAGCCACTCTCGGACGAGGACCTCCCACTGGACCCTGACCTGTACCAGGACTTCTGTGCAGGAGCCTTTGATGACCATGGCCTG CCCTGGATGAGTGACACGGAGGAGTCCCCGTTCCTGGACCCTGCGCTGCGGAAGAGGGCGGTGAAAGTGAAGCATGTGAAGCGTCGGGAGAAGAAGTCTGAGAAGAAG aaggaagaaagatacAAGCGGCATCGGCAGAAGCAGAAGCACAAGGACAAATGGAAACACCCGGAGCGCACTGACGCCAAGGACCCTGCGTTGCTGCCGCAGTGCCTGGGCCCTGGCTGTGTGCGCGCTGCCCAGCCCGGCTCCAAGTATTGCTCAGATGACTGCGGCATGAAGTTGGCAGCCAA CCGCATCTACGAGATCCTCCCCCAGCGCATCCAGCAGTGGCAGCAGAGCCCCTGCATTGCTGAGGAGCACGGCAAGAAGCTGCTCGAACGCATCCGCCGGGAGCAGCAGAGCGCCCGCACCCGCCTTCAGGAAATGGAGCGCCGATTCCACGAGCTCGAGGCCATTATCCTGCGGGCCAAACAGCAGGCTGTGCGCGAGGACGAGGAG AGCAATGAGGGTGACAGCGATGACACGGACCTGCAGATCTTCTGTGTCTCCTGCGGGCACCCCATCAACCCACGTGTTGCCTTGCGCCACATGGAGCGCTGTTACGCCAAG TACGAAAGCCAGACGTCCTTTGGGTCCATGTACCCGACCCGCATCGAGGG GGCCACACGACTCTTCTGCGACGTCTACAATCCTCAGAGCAAGACATACTGCAAGCGGCTCCAGGTGCTGTGCCCCGAGCACTCACGGGACCCCAAA GTGCCAGCTGACGAGGTATGCGGGTGCCCCCTTGTACGTGACGTCTTTGAGCTCACGGGTGAGTTCTGCCGCCTGCCCAAGCGCCAGTGCAACCGCCACTACTGCTGGGAGAAGCTGCGGCGTGCCGAGGTGGACCTGGAGCGCGTGCGCGTG TGGTACAAGCTGGACGAGCTGTTTGAGCAAGAGCGCAATGTCCGCACTGCCATGACCAACCGGGCGGGCTTACTGGCCCTGATGCTGCACCAAACCATCCAGCACGACCCGCTCACGACCGACCTGCGCTCCAGCGCCGACCGCTGA
- the CXXC1 gene encoding CXXC-type zinc finger protein 1 isoform X1 — MEPCWGLPQEADASDPEPPDAGEDSKSENGENAPIYCICRKPDINCFMIGCDNCNEWFHGDCIRITEKMAKAIREWYCRECREKDPKLEIRYRHKKSRERDSTERDGSEPRDEGGGRKRPAPDLDLQRRAGSGTGVGAMLARGSASPHKSSPQPLVATPSQHHQQQQQIKRSARMCGECEACRRTEDCGHCDFCRDMKKFGGPNKIRQKCRLRQCQLRARESYKYFPSSLSPVMPSESLPRPRRPLPTQQQPQPSQKLGRIREDEGAVAAAAVKELPEATATPEPLSDEDLPLDPDLYQDFCAGAFDDHGLPWMSDTEESPFLDPALRKRAVKVKHVKRREKKSEKKKEERYKRHRQKQKHKDKWKHPERTDAKDPALLPQCLGPGCVRAAQPGSKYCSDDCGMKLAANRIYEILPQRIQQWQQSPCIAEEHGKKLLERIRREQQSARTRLQEMERRFHELEAIILRAKQQAVREDEESNEGDSDDTDLQIFCVSCGHPINPRVALRHMERCYAKYESQTSFGSMYPTRIEGATRLFCDVYNPQSKTYCKRLQVLCPEHSRDPKVPADEVCGCPLVRDVFELTGEFCRLPKRQCNRHYCWEKLRRAEVDLERVRVWYKLDELFEQERNVRTAMTNRAGLLALMLHQTIQHDPLTTDLRSSADR; from the exons ATG GAGCCATGTTGGGGGCTCCCACAGGAGGCGGACGCTTCAGACCCAGAGCCTCCAGATGCCGGGGAGGACAGCAAGTCAGAGAACGGGGAAAACGCGCCCATCTACTGCATCTGCCGCAAACCAGACATCAACTGCTTCATGAT CGGCTGTGACAACTGCAACGAGTGGTTTCATGGGGACTGCATCCGGATCACTGAGAAGATGGCCAAGGCCATCCGGGAGTGGTACTGCCGGGAGTGCCGAG AGAAGGACCCCAAGCTGGAGATCCGCTATCGGCACAAGAAGTCACGGGAGAGGGACAGCACTGAGCGAGACGGCAGTGAGCCCCGGGATGAGGGTGGAGGGCGCAAGAGACCTGCCCCGGATCTGGACCTGCAGCGCCGGGCGGGGTCAGGGACAGGGGTTGGGGCCATGCTTGCTCGGGGCTCTGCTTCGCCCCACAAATCCTCTCCACAGCCCCTGGTGGCCACACCCAGCCAG catcaccagcagcagcagcagatcAAACGGTCAGCCCGTATGTGTGGTGAGTGTGAGGCCTGCCGGCGCACCGAAGACTGTGGCCACTGTGACTTCTGCCGAGACATGAAGAAGTTTGGGGGCCCCAACAAGATCCGGCAGAAGTGCCGGCTGCGTCAGTGCCAGCTTCGGGCCCGG GAATCGTACAAGTACTTCCCTTCCTCG CTCTCGCCGGTGATGCCCTCAGAGTCCCTGCCAAGGCCTCGCCGGCCACTGCCCACCCAGCAGCAGCCACAGCCGTCGCAGAAGCTGGGGCGTATCCGCGAGGACGAgggggcagtggcagcagcagcagtcaaGGAGCTGCCTGAGGCTACGGCTACACCCGAGCCACTCTCGGACGAGGACCTCCCACTGGACCCTGACCTGTACCAGGACTTCTGTGCAGGAGCCTTTGATGACCATGGCCTG CCCTGGATGAGTGACACGGAGGAGTCCCCGTTCCTGGACCCTGCGCTGCGGAAGAGGGCGGTGAAAGTGAAGCATGTGAAGCGTCGGGAGAAGAAGTCTGAGAAGAAG aaggaagaaagatacAAGCGGCATCGGCAGAAGCAGAAGCACAAGGACAAATGGAAACACCCGGAGCGCACTGACGCCAAGGACCCTGCGTTGCTGCCGCAGTGCCTGGGCCCTGGCTGTGTGCGCGCTGCCCAGCCCGGCTCCAAGTATTGCTCAGATGACTGCGGCATGAAGTTGGCAGCCAA CCGCATCTACGAGATCCTCCCCCAGCGCATCCAGCAGTGGCAGCAGAGCCCCTGCATTGCTGAGGAGCACGGCAAGAAGCTGCTCGAACGCATCCGCCGGGAGCAGCAGAGCGCCCGCACCCGCCTTCAGGAAATGGAGCGCCGATTCCACGAGCTCGAGGCCATTATCCTGCGGGCCAAACAGCAGGCTGTGCGCGAGGACGAGGAG AGCAATGAGGGTGACAGCGATGACACGGACCTGCAGATCTTCTGTGTCTCCTGCGGGCACCCCATCAACCCACGTGTTGCCTTGCGCCACATGGAGCGCTGTTACGCCAAG TACGAAAGCCAGACGTCCTTTGGGTCCATGTACCCGACCCGCATCGAGGG GGCCACACGACTCTTCTGCGACGTCTACAATCCTCAGAGCAAGACATACTGCAAGCGGCTCCAGGTGCTGTGCCCCGAGCACTCACGGGACCCCAAA GTGCCAGCTGACGAGGTATGCGGGTGCCCCCTTGTACGTGACGTCTTTGAGCTCACGGGTGAGTTCTGCCGCCTGCCCAAGCGCCAGTGCAACCGCCACTACTGCTGGGAGAAGCTGCGGCGTGCCGAGGTGGACCTGGAGCGCGTGCGCGTG TGGTACAAGCTGGACGAGCTGTTTGAGCAAGAGCGCAATGTCCGCACTGCCATGACCAACCGGGCGGGCTTACTGGCCCTGATGCTGCACCAAACCATCCAGCACGACCCGCTCACGACCGACCTGCGCTCCAGCGCCGACCGCTGA
- the CXXC1 gene encoding CXXC-type zinc finger protein 1 isoform X4, with the protein MGTASGSLRRWPRPSGSGTAGSAEHHQQQQQIKRSARMCGECEACRRTEDCGHCDFCRDMKKFGGPNKIRQKCRLRQCQLRARESYKYFPSSLSPVMPSESLPRPRRPLPTQQQPQPSQKLGRIREDEGAVAAAAVKELPEATATPEPLSDEDLPLDPDLYQDFCAGAFDDHGLPWMSDTEESPFLDPALRKRAVKVKHVKRREKKSEKKKEERYKRHRQKQKHKDKWKHPERTDAKDPALLPQCLGPGCVRAAQPGSKYCSDDCGMKLAANRIYEILPQRIQQWQQSPCIAEEHGKKLLERIRREQQSARTRLQEMERRFHELEAIILRAKQQAVREDEESNEGDSDDTDLQIFCVSCGHPINPRVALRHMERCYAKYESQTSFGSMYPTRIEGATRLFCDVYNPQSKTYCKRLQVLCPEHSRDPKVPADEVCGCPLVRDVFELTGEFCRLPKRQCNRHYCWEKLRRAEVDLERVRVWYKLDELFEQERNVRTAMTNRAGLLALMLHQTIQHDPLTTDLRSSADR; encoded by the exons ATGGGGACTGCATCCGGATCACTGAGAAGATGGCCAAGGCCATCCGGGAGTGGTACTGCCGGGAGTGCCGAG catcaccagcagcagcagcagatcAAACGGTCAGCCCGTATGTGTGGTGAGTGTGAGGCCTGCCGGCGCACCGAAGACTGTGGCCACTGTGACTTCTGCCGAGACATGAAGAAGTTTGGGGGCCCCAACAAGATCCGGCAGAAGTGCCGGCTGCGTCAGTGCCAGCTTCGGGCCCGG GAATCGTACAAGTACTTCCCTTCCTCG CTCTCGCCGGTGATGCCCTCAGAGTCCCTGCCAAGGCCTCGCCGGCCACTGCCCACCCAGCAGCAGCCACAGCCGTCGCAGAAGCTGGGGCGTATCCGCGAGGACGAgggggcagtggcagcagcagcagtcaaGGAGCTGCCTGAGGCTACGGCTACACCCGAGCCACTCTCGGACGAGGACCTCCCACTGGACCCTGACCTGTACCAGGACTTCTGTGCAGGAGCCTTTGATGACCATGGCCTG CCCTGGATGAGTGACACGGAGGAGTCCCCGTTCCTGGACCCTGCGCTGCGGAAGAGGGCGGTGAAAGTGAAGCATGTGAAGCGTCGGGAGAAGAAGTCTGAGAAGAAG aaggaagaaagatacAAGCGGCATCGGCAGAAGCAGAAGCACAAGGACAAATGGAAACACCCGGAGCGCACTGACGCCAAGGACCCTGCGTTGCTGCCGCAGTGCCTGGGCCCTGGCTGTGTGCGCGCTGCCCAGCCCGGCTCCAAGTATTGCTCAGATGACTGCGGCATGAAGTTGGCAGCCAA CCGCATCTACGAGATCCTCCCCCAGCGCATCCAGCAGTGGCAGCAGAGCCCCTGCATTGCTGAGGAGCACGGCAAGAAGCTGCTCGAACGCATCCGCCGGGAGCAGCAGAGCGCCCGCACCCGCCTTCAGGAAATGGAGCGCCGATTCCACGAGCTCGAGGCCATTATCCTGCGGGCCAAACAGCAGGCTGTGCGCGAGGACGAGGAG AGCAATGAGGGTGACAGCGATGACACGGACCTGCAGATCTTCTGTGTCTCCTGCGGGCACCCCATCAACCCACGTGTTGCCTTGCGCCACATGGAGCGCTGTTACGCCAAG TACGAAAGCCAGACGTCCTTTGGGTCCATGTACCCGACCCGCATCGAGGG GGCCACACGACTCTTCTGCGACGTCTACAATCCTCAGAGCAAGACATACTGCAAGCGGCTCCAGGTGCTGTGCCCCGAGCACTCACGGGACCCCAAA GTGCCAGCTGACGAGGTATGCGGGTGCCCCCTTGTACGTGACGTCTTTGAGCTCACGGGTGAGTTCTGCCGCCTGCCCAAGCGCCAGTGCAACCGCCACTACTGCTGGGAGAAGCTGCGGCGTGCCGAGGTGGACCTGGAGCGCGTGCGCGTG TGGTACAAGCTGGACGAGCTGTTTGAGCAAGAGCGCAATGTCCGCACTGCCATGACCAACCGGGCGGGCTTACTGGCCCTGATGCTGCACCAAACCATCCAGCACGACCCGCTCACGACCGACCTGCGCTCCAGCGCCGACCGCTGA